Part of the candidate division KSB1 bacterium genome, ACTCCCGCGCGTGGGTACCCAACGAGGTACCTCGCGAGCGCTCGTTCAGATAGCTGGCCCCCAGGGACAGCACCTTGTCCTGTGCCAAGGGCAGGTCACCCTGCAAAGAGGCACCGGCGCTGACGCCTTTGTTGTCGGCATTCGACGGCCAGAAGGGATTGGGGTCAACATAGCGGGTGGCGAGCTCGTGCCGGAACCCTGTCGCCTGTACGTGCACCTTGCCGCCGAGGCTCGTCTCCACACCCAGCTGCACGCGGCGGCTGTCGTCGGTCTGCTTTGCCTCGGGACTCGGAAAGGCCAAGGATCCAGGCGCACCCCGCTCGGCATGGGACCACTCGCCGGAAAGGGTGAGGCGTGTGAGTGGAGAAGACTGCCAGCTCACCTTGCCGAAGAGTTCATCCATGGCAAACGAATTGTTGATGCGCCTGCTCTCCCTTTCCCTGTCCGTGGCTGGGTCCTTGGTGCGGTAAATAAAGTCGCCGTCGCTGCGGGCGCGGCTTGCGGCCACCAGCAGGCCGACATCGCCCTGCTGGTGACTTGCGCCAAAGTGCGCCGAGCGGCTGCCCCAAGAGCCCATGCCCGTGGCAAGCGACAGCTGAGGCCTCACTCCTCCCCGCGGCGCGCGTGTGATGATGTTCACCACGCCGGCGGCGGCATCCGCCCCATAGAGCGAGGAGAGCCCGCTACGCACAAATTCAATGCGCTCCACCGCAGTGAGCGGCAGCAGGCCGAGATCGTACCCCCCGGCTAACGGCGAATTGAGGCGCGCGCCATCCCAGAGGATGAGCACCTGTTCCGCCGAGGAGCCGCGCACCGACAGCGACTTCATGGCCGCATCCGAGCCATAGCTTTTCACAAAGGCCCCGGCCACAGGCCGCAAGGCATCAGCCACGGTGCTGCCGTTGACCATCTCTATGTCCGCGGCGGAGACCACCTCCGCCGACACGGGCAACTCCCAGCTCAGCGATCTGCCACGCTTGCCGGTGACCATCACTTCCTCAAGTTCAATGATGGTCGGCACCAGGCGCACGGACACCTGTTGGGCGCCGCGATCCGCAACGCGGAGCGTGAGCAGCTGCGGCGCATAGCCCATGTAGGAAACGCGAAGCTGGTACGTTCCTGCCCGCAGCTTGGGAAGCACGAAACGGCCCATTTCGTCGGTGGCGGCGCCCTGCCCGCCTGGCATAACACTGACGTTGGCGCCGGCGAGCGGTTTGCCGGTGGTGTGGTCCACCACCAGGCCGGTCACTTGCGCAAGGGCACTCGAACAAAGGACCGCCACACAGAGGAGCGTCAGGAAAAGCGTCTTTTGCGTCTTCATCTTCGCCTCCCGTGGAACCCGGTTCACTGCTGTCTCTCTCCTACCTAACACTCCGATGGCCGCCGGCACCAGCAGCGCAAAGATTGCGGTGTTGACGGCGGCGTGGGTCAGGTAGAACACCGCCCCATAGGCGTAGGCTCCGAGCAAAGCCGGGAGGGTGAGCCGGGTCATCACGAGAAAGCCCACCGTGGTGAGAAAGTCGAAGGTCACCGTGAGGATGAAGCCGCTGGCCGCTAAAACCAGCACTTGTGGCCAGTGGATTTTGTGCCGCCGCGCCCTCCTGCCGATCAGCCCCCCCACAAACCCCGCCAGGCCCATCCCCAAGACCTGGCTGACCAGCAGAGTGACAGAGGAGATGCCGTAGGGGTTGATGGCCGCGTAGAGAAGCTCGCCGACCATGGCCGTGGCCAGTCCTCGCCCGGCACCAAGGAAGGCGCCGGCGACAAAGGCAGTGGCGGTCACCAGCTCCACGTTGGGCACGCTGCTGAGCAGGTAGCCCAAGGCGACCATCAACCCGGCGAACATGGCCATGCTGGCCAAAGAAACGGTGCCCGGTCTCACGACCTCATTCCTCCTCTGCCATGCGCGAGCACTCCACCACGCGGCGGGCGGCGCCAACAAAAAAACCCTGGCCTCCTCAAACAGACCAGGGTTCGCACGTCGCGCACGCTACGCACCGACACCTCACCCGCGGAGGCTCACACGGTGATACCGACTCCGGCAGGTTTCCTGGCTCTCCCGACCCTGGTCGCCTTCCCATCCAAGCTGCGGACAGTGGCACCGTTGACCAGGGCACCGGCGCATCGACTCATGCGCCCGGGATCACAGTAGCGGGGCTGCGACGGACTTGCACCGTCTTCCCTTTTCCTCCCCGGCGGGGAGCACCGGAATCTACGCCCATATCGCCAAAGAGCGACGGTGCAAATATAGCACAGCGCGAAGGCAATTGCAAGGAAAAAATGCTCACGGGCAAGGTTTCCGCGGAAAATTTGTAGCGGCCCGCCAGTTGGAACTTTTCCCTCTCTGAGGAAGTCTGACCAGCGTCAACGCGTTCGCACAAGTCTGAGGAGGTGGACGTGAAGACGCGCGCAAGAATTTGGCTGGCAACGGTCGTGGTAGGCAGTCTGCTTTCCTGTTCTCCGAGTCACAGGACTTCCCTGCAGAGCAAGATCGACGAGTACATGCGCCGCATGACTGCCCGCGGGTTTTCCGGGGCGCTCTTGGTGGCCAAAGAGGGCAAAATCATTTTGGCCAAAGGCTACGGGCTGAGCGATCGCCAACGGGGCGTCCCTGTCACTGCCGCGACGGTCTTCACCGTGGGGTCCATCACCAAGCAGTTCACGGCCACGGCCATCCTCAAACTTCAGCAGATGGGGAAGCTGAACGTGCACGATCCCATCACCCGCTTCTTCCCGGATGTCCCGCTGGACAAAGCGGACATCACCCTCCATCACCTGCTCACCCACACGGCCGGCTTCCCTGGCGCCATCGGCGACGATTTTGAGCCCATCGGCCGCCAGGAGTTCGTGGCCCTTGCCATGCGCACGCCCCTCCTCTTCGCCCCCGGGGAACGATACCACTACTCCAATGTCGGCTACAGCCTGCTGGGGGCGATCATCGAGGAGCTCACAGGGCGACCGTATGAGCGCTTCCTGCACGAGCACCTTTTCGCACCAGCGGGCATGGCGGAAACCGGCTATGTGCTTCCCTCCTGGAAGGAAGGGCAATTGGCGCACGGGTACCGCGGCGCCCGCGATTGGGGAACCCTGCGCGACCATCCGTGGGGCAGCGACGGCCCCTACTGGCACCTGCGCGCGAACGGCGGTATCCTCTCCACGGTCGGTGACCTTTACAAGTGGCACCTGGCCCTCGAGAGTGACTGCATTCTGCCCGATAGCCTGCGCGCGCTTCTCTCCCACCCTTTCGTGCGCGAAGGCCCTGATGCCGACTCCTTCTACGGCTACGGCTGGTCGATTTCCACAACGCCCAGGGGAACACGGCTTGTGGCCCACAGTGGCGGCAACGGCATCTTCTCTGCGGACTTGCTGCGTTTTCTCGATGAGGGGGTGGCCATCATCTGTCTGGCGAACGGGGCCGGCAAACCGGCCTGGCAGGTGAGCCAGTCGGTGGCACGCATCGTGTTTGGCGAGCGATATGAGCTGCCCCCGGAGAAGACCGAACTCCTGGATCTTGCCACGCTGGCCAGCTCGCCCATGGGGGCTCACGCCATGGCGCTCTTGGAAATCCTGGCCCGGGGAGATACCGGCGCCGCCGCCCGAAACTTGAGCGTGCATTTCGCGGAATCCTACTGCCAGCCGGAGAGGCGACAGCGCCTGCTGGCCTTTGTGCAGCGCGTCGGCAGCAGACAGGCGCCCTTGCGTCTTGTCAAAGCAGAGAAAGTCGGCCCCGCCACCCTCGAGTTCACCGCCCAGTCAGAAAAGACGGGCGACTGGTGGCTGCTCACGATAGATTTCGAGGAGCAAGCTCCCCACCGCATCGCCGGCATACGGATGCAGGACACGGTGCCGCCAGAAGGCCAGGAGGAACAGTAAGGCGAGCGCGCACGCAGGGTCGCGTCGCTCCTGGCCTTGGGCCTGGGCTCAGGGATGCTGCGCTAAGAACTCGGTCACTGCCGTGGCAAACTCATCTGGCGCATCGGCAAAGAGAAAGTGGCCGGCCTGCGGCATGGTGCGCGGCTCCGCATGAGGGAGCAGTTGCGCGTACGTGGCGGTGGCCGCCTCCGGCTAAATGTCCATCCCTCCGTGGAGAATGAGCGCCGGTGCGGTGACCCGCTGCAAAGCCGCGCGGTAGTCGTGCTTCTTGCCCATGCTGAGATACTTCGCCTGCACCATCCAACCGCCGTTGCCGTGGAAGCGAAGCGTGCTGGGCACCGGCATGCCCTTCGCCTTTGCGGCAGCAAGGTAGAACCTGGTGAAACGGGAGTTCAGGCCGATCATCTCCCCCTCACTGCGCGAGAAGAGGTGCTTGAAATCGAGATACTCCTTGAGGAAAGTAGCATAGTCGCTCTTCAGCTCTGCTGGCAGGAGCGCGCCCACCTCGTCCAGGAGGTTGCCCTCGCCGGGAAACACGAGGAGCTGCGCCGGTGCAATCAACACCAGGGCACGCACATGTTCGGGAAACTCCGCCGCGTACAGGGTGGCGAGAAAGGCGCCGATGGAGTGTCCGACCAGGATCAACCTATCCACGCCCAGGATGCGACGGATGCGTTCGACGTCAGCCACCTGCGCACCTATGCCGAGGGCCCTATCGAGGTTGAGCATGTTGCGATAGAGGCTCTTGTCGGATAGCCGATCCACTGGCCGCGTTGAGTTGCCGCAGCCGCGCTGGTGGTAATAGATAACGCGATACTGCGCCGCCAGCTGATGCAGACCAGGTGGTGGGGGAGGTAGGGATAGCCAGGGCCACCGTGCAACACCAGAACCTGCGAGCCAGACCCTTCTTCGAAGAAGAAGAGCTTCACATTCGGCTCAACCAGCCAGAGGTTTGCGCCTGCCGTTTGCGGCGGCGGAGCCAGTGGCGCCCGCAGGTTCTTTGCCTGCCGCACCATTCCTGGTCGGTACAAAGGCTTTCCGGCGGAAACGACAAAGAGCACCCCAGCAACCACCACTACCACAAGCACCCCCGCCAGCAGCACCAGCATTACTCTCTTGGCCACGGTTTCTCCTCCTCAATCCACAAAGCTCCAGTTGACGCCCCAGGCAAAAAAGCGCGTGGGCATGGGATATCCCCAGGTGGTCTGGTACGCGCGCCCAAGAAGGTTTTCCATCCTCACCCAGATGACGGCGTTGTGCATGATCCGCGCCCTGGCTTCGGCGCCAGGGACGGCCACTGGTGGCAGCCTGTGCTCGCTCTCCGCGTCCCACCGCTGGCCAAGGAGCTGGCAGAAGAGTTGCGCGGTGACCTCGAGGTCGGAGTTGAACAGGGAAAGGCCGTAACCTGCGGCCAGCCAGCCGTGCCAACTCGGCAGTTGCGGTAGGCGTTCGTCGCCAAGCACGGGGGACTGCGCCACGACCCAGCAGCGCAGGAAGGAACGCTTGACCGGCTCCCCGAAGAGGCTCGCCATCACTCCGGCCGACCGATGCCTTCCGGCCGCTTGCGTGAACAAGAGCGAGTCCCCTGAGGCTCCAAAACGCGCGTCTATCTCCCGTGCGCCGTGCCGCACAAAGCCGCCGACGTAGAACGCCGCGTGAGGGCCCTGGGACGACATGCCTGCCACCACTCTGTGCACAGCCCACGGGCGAAGGCCCTGAGTGCCCCACACGCGCTGCCGGCCGTATCGCTCGGCAAAGCTGGGAAAAAAGACCTCGCGGCTGCCGTGCACCTCCACCCAGGAATTTGTGCTCAGGCGCCGGACAACCTGGAGGGACGGGGCAAGAAAGAAGCGCGTATCCTGGCGCGCCATACCATCGCAAAGGAGCTGGAGGTGCCAGGACTTGCCAGGTTCGCTGCGCAAGCCGCACCGCAGGCTCCCCTCCACGTCCGTGTGGCCGGCCATAACCTCACTCTCCACCTGGGCATAGCGCACAAAGGCGCCCACGAGGCCGGCAGCCTTCTGCCCGCCCACGCTCGCCGATGACGCTAAGGTGAGGACATGGCTTTCTTCCTGCCAGCGCAGCCGCAATGGGTAGTCGTGAAACTCGCGCCGCAGGTCTGTGTGCACGATGCTTGCCGCGACGTCAACAGGGCGCCCAAGGGTGCCCCGCAGCGTGAGCGCGTGGTCTATCCTGCGATCTTTGCGCACCGGGTGGACCGCCATGCGCAGGGCGAGTTGGCGTTGGTCCGGCGTTTCCTCTGTCTGCGACTTTGTGAGGAGGGCCACATAGTTTGCCGAGCAGTTGTCCGCCAGTGCCGCGCTTGCGGTTGCCCTGATCCTTTGTGCATCATACTCCTGCCGCAGGGCAAAGCCCTCGAAGCCAGAGAGCAGGGCACCCGCCAACACGTCGGCCTTGGGGCTCACCTTCATGCCAAGGGCGACGTCCACGGCGTGTACGCCCCAGTCGCCGTTCTCATAGCCGACATGGGAAAGTGGCCGCTGCCCGGTGTGACGGCGCGCTGTGCAGGAAAGCGTCCCCCCTGCCAGACCACGGGGCGTTCCCCACCCGGCAGCCGTGGCCTCGAGGCGGATCGCCGACAGCCAGTAGGTGGGAAGCATGTGCACATCAGCCGTGCCGGAGATGGGGTCGCGGAGGTCTAATCCGTCCACGAAGAGACCGGTCTCCCGCGGCGTACTCCCCAGCGCGGAAAAGGTCAGCCACTGGCCGGGTGCCCCTCTGTCGTGGAGAAAGATGAAAGGCAGCTCGGTCAGGACCTGTGCAGGCCTGGGGCGCAAGAGCGCCACCCCCTCGAGCGAGAGCGGCTGCCGCATCGGCAGGCTGTCCTGGGAAGCCACGGTCCCGGCCGCCCCACCCTGGGCTCCAGAATCGGCAGACCACCCCAGCACCAGCAGTGTCACCAGAGCCCACAACGGCACGGTCCACATGGGCATTTGGACGCGGCTCATCATGCGCGCTCCCCTTTTGGCGAAGTGGCAAGCTGCCCGCATGCCGCTTGGATGTCGTCCCCCTTGCTACAGCGCACGATGACCGGCGCCTTCAAGGGTGCTAGCCCCTGCCGAAATGCCTCAATGCGCGCGGCGGTCGGCCGGCGGAAGAGCTCATCGGTGGGATTGTAGGGGATGAGGTTCACCTTGCAGGGCACCTGCTTCAGCAAGTCGCGCAGACGCTTAGCGTCCTCGGCCGAGTCGTTTACCCCTGCCAAGAGCACGTACTCGAAGGTCGGTCTGCGACCTGAGCGGCGGTGGTAGAAAATCACCGCGTTGAGGAGCTCCTGCAGCGGATAGCGCTCTGCCACCGGCATGAGCGCCCGGCGTTGTTCGTCAGTGGTGGCATTGAGGGAAATCGCCAGCTTGAAGCGGTGCCCCTCTTCGGCCAGCCTCATGATCCCGGGCACCCAGCCAGCGGTGGAAATGACGATGCGCCGATGGCCGATGGCTATGCCGCGCTCATGGCGCACAAGCTCGCAGGCAGCAATCACCTTATCATAGTTGAGCAGCGGCTCGCCCATGCCCATGAGCACCAGGTTGCTCACCTCCTCCCCGACCTCGCGCTCGACGAGCAGCACCTGGTCAACAATCTCCCCTGCCGACAGGTTGCGACGGAAACCCAGGCGTCCGGTGGCGCAGAAACGGCACCCTAAGGCGCAACCGACCTGCGTGGAAACACAGAGGGTGTGGCGCCCTGCCTCGCGAATGTACACGCTTTCGATGCGCTCGCCATCGCCGAGCTCGAACAAGAACTTGCGCGTGCCTCCGTCCCGTGAGGATACCACCGCCACAATCTTCAGGAGGCCAATCTCGGCAACTTCGGCCAGGCGCAGCCGCAAAGGCTTAGAGATGTCGGTCATTTCGGCAAAGTCGCGCGCTCGCTTGTTGTAGAGCCAAGCGAACAGCTGCCGCCCGCGGAAAGGCTTCTCGCCTATGCTGGAGGCAAACTGCTCCAGCTCCTCCATGCTCATGCCGACAAGTTGTCTCTTGCCTGGCTCAGTCTCCATCAGCAGTTCCTCTCAGTCCCGCAATTGCTCAGGGGCAAATTTACGCAAATGGCGTGGCCTGCGCAAGGAAAAACGTTGACAATTGCGGCGAAAAATGATAACTTAAACGAGCCCTATGACGACATGCGAAGGAGAACCTATGGCCCTTGCGCAACCCCAAAAAGGCGACTTGGAGATTGTCGAGCAGCTTAAGGAAGCGCACGACCGCATTACTAGAGAAATTGGCAAGGTCATTGTCGGTCAGCGGCAGGTCATCGACGAGCTGCTGATTTCGTTGCTGTCGCGCGGGCACTGCCTGCTCATCGGCGTGCCCGGCTTAGCCAAGACGCTGCTCATCAGCACGCTGGCGCGGGTGCTGAACCTGTCCTTTTCGCGTATCCAGTTCACCCCGGACCTGATGCCCTCCGACATCACCGGCACCGAAGTTATTGAGGAGGACGTGAGCACGGGGCGGAAGACCTTCAAGTTCGTGCGCGGACCGGTATTTGCCAACATCGTGCTGGCCGACGAGGTGAACCGGACGCCGCCCAAGACGCAGGCGGCCCTGCTGCAAGCCATGCAGGAGCACGAGGTCTCGGTGGCCGGGCAAACCTACAAGCTCGATGAACCCTTCTTCGTGCTTGCCACCCAGAACCCCATCGAGCAAGAGGGTACCTATCCGCTGCCGGAGGCGCAGCTTGACCGGTTTATGTTCAGCCTGTGGGTCGACTATCCCGCCGCCGAGGAGGAGGAGCAGATTGTACGTTCCACCACCAGTGCCTACGCCGCGCAACTGCACAAGGTTCTGGAGGCGCAGGAAATTGTTGCCCTGCAGGACCTGGTGCGGCGCGTGCCGGTGGCCGATGCGGTGATTCACTATGCAGTCGAGCTGGTGCGCAAGACTCGCCCCAACCACGACGGCGCGCCGCAGTTTATTCGCGACTGGATTAGCTGGGGAGCGGGACCGCGCGCCTCCCAATACCTCATCCTCGGCGCCAAGACGCGCGCCATCCTGGACGGTCGGCCTACCCCGGACATTGCCGACGTGCGGGCGGTGACCCTGCCCGTGCTCCGCCATCGCCTGGTGACCAATTTCAACGCCGAGGCCGATGGCGTAGGCACCGAGGAGATTATCCGCCGCCTTCTGGACACCACCGGAGCATGACCACGATGCCGCGCGCGGCGCAAGACTACCGCCGATTCCTGCAGCCAGAAGTGGTGTCTAAGCTGGCGTCGATGGACCTGCGCGCCCGCCTTGTGGTGGAAGGCTTTATCGCCGGCCTGCACCGCAGCCCGTACCACGGCTTCAGCGTAGAGTTCGCCGAGTACCGCCAGTACATGCCCGGCGACGAGGTCAAGCACATCGACTGGAAGGTCTACGGCCGCACCGACCGCTTCTACGTCAAGGAATTCGAGGAAGAGACTAACCTCAAGTGCTATCTGCTCCTGGACGCCTCTGGCTCCATGGGCTATGCCTCCGGGCCGCTCACCAAGCTGCAATACGCCAGCTACTTAGCAGCCGCCCTCACCTACCTGATGCTCCAGCAACGGGACGCTGTCGGGCTGGTGACTTTTGACCAGAAGATTCGCACCTTTGTGCCGCCGCGCTCGGTGTCCAGCTACCTGCACGTGATTCTACGCCAGTTGGACCGGATGCGCAGCCGCAGCAGAACCAACGTGGCCGCCACACTCCATGAGTTGGCCGAGAGGATCAAGCGCCGCGGCCTCATCATCCTCTTCTCTGACCTATTCGACGAGCCCAGCGAAGTGCTGGCTGGCCTGCAGCACTTTCGCCACCGCAAACACGAGGTCATCGTCTTTCACATTCTCGACCCGCTGGAACGCACGTTTAGCTTCCGGCAGGACGGCCTTTTCAAAGACCTCGAGACGGACGAGACCATCAGCACCCAGCCGTGGCACATCCGCGGGGAGTATCGGGCGCTGGTGGAGCAGTTCCTCGACACCTACCGCCGCGGCTGCCGCCAGCATCGCATCGACTATGTGCTGATGGACACGGCCGCCTCGTACGACCGCGCCCTCTTGCAGTACTTGCTGAAACGACAGCGCGTGGGCGGCTGATAGAAAACCGCACGGCCGGGACAGTCTGCAACCGCTGGTGAAACCCATGAGCAGCAAGACCGTGGACGACATCCTCAATGCATTGAATGCCGAACAACGCGAAGCGGTGACCTTCGGCGAGGGACCCCTGATGGTGGTGGCCGGTGCAGGCACTGGCAAGACGCGCGTCATCACGCATCGCATTGCCTACCTGATCGCCACCAAGCAGGCCCGTCCGGAGGAGATCTTGGCGCTCACCTTCACCGACAAGGCCGCCGCGGAGATGGAAGAGCGCGTGGACGTGCTGGTGCCCTATGGCTTTGCCAATGTGTGGATCAGCACCTTCCACTCCTTCGGCGACCACCTGCTGCGCCAATACGCCTTTGAGTTGGGTCTACCTCCCGACTTTCAAGTCCTTGCCGAAGCAGAGCAGAACATCTTCTTCTGCCAGCACCTTTTCGCCTATCCGCTGGATTTCTACCGGCCGCTGGGCAACCCGACCCGTTTCCTCTCCGCGCTCCTCTCGCTGTTCAGCCGAGCAAAGGACGAAGACGTCAGCCCTGAAGAGTATCTGGCCTACGCCGAACGGCTGCAGAGCGAGGCTGCGGCCCATCCAGAGGACGGCGAGCTTCAGGAGGAGGCGGCGCGGCAGATGGAGCTGGCGCGCACCTATGCCTGTCATCAGCGCCTGTTGGCCGAAAATGGCAAAATCGACTTTGGCGACCAGGTGAGCCTCGCCCTCAAACTGCTGCGCGAGCGTCCTGCCGTGCTACGAGAATTACGGCAGCGCTACCGGTACATCCTGGTGGATGAGTTTCAGGACACCAACTATGCGCAGTTTGTGCTCCTGCAACTTCTGGCCGGGTCGCACGGCAACATCACCGTGGTGGCCGACGATGACCAGTCCATCTACAAGTTCCGGGGTGCGGCAATCAGCAACGTCATCAATTTCTTGCGCACCTACCCCGACGCCCGCCTGGTGGTGCTGAGGGAGAACTATCGCTCCACCCAGCAGATTCTGGATGCGGCCTATCGCCTCATCAGCCACAACAACCCCGAGCGCCTGGAGGTGCAGCGCGGCATCAGCAAGCAGCTGCGGGCGCAGCGCGCCGGCGGGCCTGCAGTCATGCACCGCCATTTCGACAGCCTCTCCACTGAAGCAGACGCGGTGGCGAGCATCATCGAGCAGAAGATGCAGGCAGGTGGTTACTGCTATCGCGACTTTGCCATTCTCGTGCGCGCCAACAACCACGCCGATCCCTTCCTGCGCTCGCTGAACATGAAGGGCATCCCATACCAGTTCAGCGGTAGCCGTGGGCTCTACAGCCGCGAAGAGGTGCGCCTGCTGACCCACTTCTTGCGCACCCTGAGCAATCCCGACGATGTGGTGAGCCTTTTCCACTTAGCGCAATCTGAGGTGTACCAGTTCCCGCCTGTGGAGTTGGCGCGCTGCAACAGCTATGCTCATGCCAGGAACCTGTCGCTCTTCCAGGTCTTTGAGAGCCTGCCACGGCTCGCCGACCTGGTCGTCTCTCCGGAGGCGCAGGCCACCGCCGCCAAGATTGTGGAGAACACGCACAAATTCTTGGAATTTGCTCGCACGAATAACGCCGGCGTGGTGCTGTACCGATTTCTGACCGACAGCGGTCTGTTGAAACGGCTGACCAGCGCGCAGACCGTGGACGCAGAGGTGCAGCTTCTCAACATCGCGCGCTTTTTCGAGATTGTGCGCAGCTTCTGCGCCATGGCCACCGAGGACCGCGTCCAGGAGTTCGTCACGCACTTGGACGCCCTCATCGAGGCGGGCGACGACCCGCCCACCGCGCAGGCCGACACCGACTTGGACGCCGTGAACGTGCTCACAGTGCACAAGGCCAAGGGGTTGGAGTTCCGCGCCGTGTTTCTGGTGGGACTGGTGCAGGACCATTTCCCGACGCGCGCCAGGTCGGAGGCCCTCGCCTTGCCCAAGGAGTTGATCAAAGACATTGTGCCGGAAGGGGACGTGCACTTGCAGGAGGAGCGCCGCCTCTTCTTCGTCGGCATGACGCGCGCCAAGGAAGAGCTCTACCTCACCAGCGCACGCGACTATGGCGGCAAGCGCCCGCGCAAAATCAGCCAGTTCGTGCTGGAGGCCTTGGACACCGTGCGCGCCGACGACAGCTACGAGCGCCCATCTCCCATAGAGGTGATCCAGCGCCACGCACCAGCAGCGCAGACCACTCCCGACTTGGCCGCGCCCATCCCCGAGGACCAGCTCCTCACCATAAGCCATAGGCAGATTGACGACTACATTACCTGCCCGCTCAAGTACAAGTACATCCACGTGCTGCGCGTGCCTCTGTTGCCGCACCACACCATCGTCTACGGGCAAGCCATTCACAAGGCCATCG contains:
- a CDS encoding ATP-dependent helicase, whose amino-acid sequence is MSSKTVDDILNALNAEQREAVTFGEGPLMVVAGAGTGKTRVITHRIAYLIATKQARPEEILALTFTDKAAAEMEERVDVLVPYGFANVWISTFHSFGDHLLRQYAFELGLPPDFQVLAEAEQNIFFCQHLFAYPLDFYRPLGNPTRFLSALLSLFSRAKDEDVSPEEYLAYAERLQSEAAAHPEDGELQEEAARQMELARTYACHQRLLAENGKIDFGDQVSLALKLLRERPAVLRELRQRYRYILVDEFQDTNYAQFVLLQLLAGSHGNITVVADDDQSIYKFRGAAISNVINFLRTYPDARLVVLRENYRSTQQILDAAYRLISHNNPERLEVQRGISKQLRAQRAGGPAVMHRHFDSLSTEADAVASIIEQKMQAGGYCYRDFAILVRANNHADPFLRSLNMKGIPYQFSGSRGLYSREEVRLLTHFLRTLSNPDDVVSLFHLAQSEVYQFPPVELARCNSYAHARNLSLFQVFESLPRLADLVVSPEAQATAAKIVENTHKFLEFARTNNAGVVLYRFLTDSGLLKRLTSAQTVDAEVQLLNIARFFEIVRSFCAMATEDRVQEFVTHLDALIEAGDDPPTAQADTDLDAVNVLTVHKAKGLEFRAVFLVGLVQDHFPTRARSEALALPKELIKDIVPEGDVHLQEERRLFFVGMTRAKEELYLTSARDYGGKRPRKISQFVLEALDTVRADDSYERPSPIEVIQRHAPAAQTTPDLAAPIPEDQLLTISHRQIDDYITCPLKYKYIHVLRVPLLPHHTIVYGQAIHKAIEQYHRRKVAGQPVTLQDLHEAFRSAWSSQGFLSREHEEQRFAAGLKALELFFHQEEENGCTPALVEQEFSFILDNDRVTGRWDRVDVRDGAVYIVDFKSSAVQDQDKANEEARKSLQLGIYALGYREVNARTPDFIEHRYVESGITGRAAVTDKLLAKATEKIKIAARGIRQRHYTAQPDEYTCPYCAYSQICPATSSSYLITE